The Colletotrichum higginsianum IMI 349063 chromosome 2, whole genome shotgun sequence genome has a segment encoding these proteins:
- a CDS encoding Mitochondrial ribosomal protein — protein sequence MPAAGTFAIFALRNFPSVLEQELLATKTINRILYATQGTMTIQALKTVSTGRNGLGAFILQCRKMDFHYCDWAGSSKGMNGFIKSQLPKFAAANPQIEFTVSPRPSKHPIIVGHYINGREKAICVRNMEPLEILKKAELLRDASGEKLKRVTKPVASINPSVRGIWSPYHGKGMTV from the exons ATGCCAGCGGCCGGAACATTTGCCATTTTCGCGCTAAGAAATTTCCCGTCCGTCCTCGAACAGGAGCTTCTCGCGACGAAGACCATCAACAGGATTCTGTATGCTACGCAGGGTACCATGACGATCCAGGCATTGAAGACGGTGTCTACCGGCCGT aacggcctcggcgccttCATCCTGCAATGCAGGAAGATGGACTTCCACTACTGCGACTGGGCCGGCAGCTCCAAGGGAATGAA CGGCTTCATCAAGTCCCAGCTTCCCAAGTTCGCTGCCGCCAACCCCCAGATCGAATTCACCGTCTCCCCTCGTCCCTCGAAACACCCCATTATCGTCGGCCACTACATCAACGGCCGCGAGAAGGCCATCTGCGTGCGGAACATGGAGCCCCTCGAGATCCTCAAGAAGGCGGAGCTGTTGCGCGATGCAAGCggcgagaagctcaagaggGTGACCAAGCCGGTGGCGAGCATCAACCCAAGTGTCAGAGGTATCTGGAGTCCTTACCATGGAAAGGGCATGACTGTATAA
- a CDS encoding U1 small nuclear ribonucleoprotein has protein sequence MTDKLPPNLLALFAPRPPLRWVAPPDHAPESRRTLPVSGVAEFLPALQHYKETDDYKPTESWLQMRDRKKLEKQAAVESLKTEGPKNFKPHEDPNIRGDAFKTLIVARLSYEANEQDLEREFGRFGPIERIRIITDTHAHEKPRKKKKPHRGYAFVVFEREKDMRAALDACDGIRIKDRRIKVDVERGRTVKGWVPRRFGGGLGGRGYTKALPARPMGGGPGGNFGGGGGFRGGFRGGFEGGRGGRGGFRGGGFGGRGGFRGGGDFAPRGGDRGPNGYGAPRDAPSGPGRGFGGDRGDRGDRSFSGGGYDRGGGRSFDDRSGGAGDRGDRGGGYRDGGRFGDRSDRDRDGGRRTGSNMEPIRPRGEGGYRGDRGDREDRDRGGRDRDRDYDRPRDDDSRKRGYEGGGYEDPRKLRRY, from the exons ATGACGGATAAGCTCCCTCCCAACCTGCTGGCGCTTTTCGCGCCGCGCCCTCCTCTTCGATGGGTTGCGCCTCCCGACCATGCGCCCGAGTCTCGACGAACCTTGCCGGTCTCGGGCGTCGCCGAGTTCCTCCCCGCGCTCCAGCATTACAAGGAAACGGATGATTACAAGCCGACGGAGTCCTGGTTGCAGATGCGCGACCGCAAGAAGCTTGAGAAGCAAGCTGCCGTCGAGAGCCTCAAGACAGAGGGGCCAAAGAACT TTAAACCGCACGAAGACCCGAACATCCGTGGCGACGCCTTCAAGACGCTGATCGTTGCGCGACTCTCGTACGAGGCCAACGAGCAGGACCTCGAGAGGGAGTTTGGTCGTTTCGGCCCCATTGAGCGT ATTCGCATCATCACTGACACTCATGCACATGAGAAGcccagaaagaagaagaagccccaCCGTGGCTATGCCTTCGTTGTATTTGAACGAGAGAAAGACATGCGAG CTGCTCTAGATGCCTGCGATGGCATTCGAATTAAGGACCGACGTATCAAGGTAGACGTTGAGCGAGGCCGTACCGTCAAGGGCTGGGTCCCCCGCAGATTTGGCGGTGGTCTTGGCGGAAGAGGTTACACCAAGGCACTTCCAGCCAGGCCTATGGGCGGCGGACCTGGTGGCAactttggcggcggtggcggcttCCGAGGAGGTTTCCGTGGCGGCTTCGAGGGAGGACGTGGTGGCCGCGGAGGCTtcagaggaggaggcttcGGTGGCCGTGGAGGTTTCCGTGGTGGCGGCGACTTTGCCCCCCGTGGTGGCGATCGCGGCCCAAACGGATATGGTGCACCCAGAGATGCGCCATCAGGGCCTGGTCGCGGATTCGGAGGCGACCGTGGTGACCGAGGCGACCGCAGCTTTTCCGGCGGTGGGTATGAccgtggtggtggccgcTCATTTGACGACAGAtctggcggcgctggcgaccgcggcgaccgcggcggcggttaCCGTGATGGAGGTCGCTTCGGCGACCGTAGTGATCGGGACCGCGACGGTGGCCGGAGAACTGGAAGCAACATGGAGCCGATCAGACCCAGAGGCGAAGGTGGGTATCGCGGTGACCGAGGCGACAGAGAAGACCGGGatcgcggcggccgcgacAGAGACAGGGACTACGACCGACCTCGCGACGACGATAGCAGGAAACGTGGCTACGAAGGCGGCGGCTACGAGGACCCCAGGAAGTTGCGCCGTTATTGA
- a CDS encoding Ribosomal protein L10, with translation MPKSKRNRVVNLTQVNKKTREQKDKLFANIRESVPEYQHCFVFGVNNMRNNYLKEVRHELNDCRLFFGKTKLMAKALGQDPSSAVADGIDRLTPFLAGTVGLLFTNRDPAAILSYFDGVSPVDFARAGTVATRGFSIPSGVVYATGGEVPAEHDVPLEHSIEPELRRLGMPTRMIKGRVCLGDAEGGGDDYVVCREGDVLDSRQTRLLKLFGICLSEFKVKVLGYWSASTGKVTEVNPNAMDGVEDESD, from the exons ATGCCCAAGTCGAAGCGCAACAGAGTGGTCAACCTGACCCAGGTGAACAAGAAGACGCGCGAGCAGAAGGACAAGCTCTTCGCCAACATCCGCGAATCGGTCCCAGAGTACCAGCACtgcttcgtcttcggcgtcAACAACATGCGCAACAACTACCTCAAGGAGGTCCGCCACGAGCTCAACGACTGCAG ACTCTTCTTCGGCAAGACAAAACTCATGGCCAAGGCCCTCGGCCAGGacccctcctcggccgtcgccgacggcatcgaccGCCTGAcccccttcctcgccggcaccgtcggcctcctcttcACCAACCGCGACCCGGCTGCCATCCTCTCCTACTTTGACGGCGTCAGCCCTGTCGACTTTGCGcgcgccggcaccgtcgcgACCCGCGGCTTCTCCATCCCCTCGGGCGTCGTCTACGCCACCGGCGGTGAGGTCCCCGCAGAGCACGACGTGCCCCTCGAGCACAGCATCGAGCCCGAgctgcgccgcctcggcaTGCCCACGCGCATGATCAAGGGCCGCGTCtgcctcggcgacgccgagggcggcggcgacgactaCGTCGTCTGtcgcgagggcgacgtcctTGACAGCAGGCAGACGAGGCTGCTGAAGCTGTTTGGCATCTGCTTGAGCGAGTTCAAGGTCAAGGTCCTGGG ATACTGGAGCGCCTCCACAGGAAAGGTGACGGAGGTCAACCCCAACGCCATGGACGgtgtcgaggacgagagcgacTGA